One Companilactobacillus heilongjiangensis genomic window, CATTGGGGATACGTTCATTCAGACAGAGATGTAGCCTATTATCTATTGAAAGGTTGGTATGACGAAACTTACAATATGGGAAGCTACTTAGGAACACGTGGTCATTTTGGACACAGAGCTGCGATAATCTATTCCGGACCAACCGTTGCAGTCGGTATGTCTAACGATGCTTCATCTTTCGTTGCTGACTGGGCACCAGGTAATGACTTCATGAATCTCTATAATTATACGGGAACTTCGCCAAACACTAAATTTGTTTCCAAAGATTCCGTTCGATAAAAAAAAAGAAGGAAAATCCTCTGCGATTTTCCTTCTTTTTACTTGCTATAAGTTAGATAAGCAATTCCATTAACCTTCTTAGCTGATTCCAAGTTAAACTCTTTGAACTTGGTTTTGTCAGAAAACAGTGGAATACCACTACCCAAAACGATTGGAACGATACCGATTTGATAACTATCAATCAAATCACTATTTACTAGTGGAGCGATAATACTACTGCCACCGATAATCCAGACGTCTTTCTTTGATGGTTGGCTCTTCAGCATTTCGACCAAATCAACAACGTTATCCCGGATAAAGTTAATATTACCAAGGCTCTCAGTTGGATGTGTCGTTAAAATATAATTTTCAAACGAATCATACGGATAATTATTAGGTGATAATTTGTTGGCTACTTGCTCGTAAGTTTTCCGTCCCATTACCACTGTATCAATATGTTTAGTTAATCTTTCATATTCACGATCAGTCGTTTCCCCCGAAGTAAAGTCACTATCAATTAAAAAATCAATATTGCCATCTGTTTCAGCAATAAAGCCGTCCAAAGTTTCAGCGATAAACAAGATAACTTTGCGTGCCATGATTTTGTCCTCCAATTGACCTATTTAGTTGAAACAATTATATAATCAATTGGCGGTAAATACATAACTTCAAGCAATATTTTAATTTTACTTTTTGTCATTTATTTTATTTCTGCAAATTATTCTATCTATTGGTCTCGATTATTGTTATACTAAAACCGATGCAGCTTTTATAAGTGGCAATCTCAGTCACTTTGTATCGGGAAATAGGCAGGTGTGGTCACCTGTCTATTTTTTTGCGCTTTTTTTAATCGCCTATATCTGTTCCATCAATAATTCTATGTAGAAAGCTTTTACCATTTTCAGGTGCTTCAACTCCAAAATAATCAGCTCCAGTAGCTCCAACATCAGAAAGCGTTGCTCGATCACCTACATATTTATTATGTGTACCCTCTTTGTAAATAAGTAACGGTGTACGTTCACGTGTATGTAGTGTAAACCCAATCGTTGGGTCATCCCCATGATCAGCCATAACAATTAAAATATCGTCACCCGTATATAGCGGTAATACTTCTTCCAATTTTTTATCAGCCTTTTCCAAAACATCGGCATAACTAACAGGGTCTTCAGCATGACCTGCCAAATCGGTCTCTTGAATATTCATGAACAATAATCCATTTTTCATATCCTTAGACTGTTCTATAAATTTATCAAACAAATAATTTGTATCTACACCAGGGAATTTTCTGTCAGTATCAACATTTATGATATCTGACGTTTTACCAACTAGTGCAACATCAATATCAGAACGATGAAGTATTTGAGGTAATTGAACTTTAGGATTTATTCCATACCCTAAATGAATAACATGATAGTCAACGTTATAAACACCAGACTCGGGAGCTGAAACTCCAACATATTTTTCATGCTCTATCTTTAAAGCTTTCAAAATATCCTTCAACGTAACTTCACGACCACCAAAGGCAATTACACGAGAAACCTTAACAACGCTTCTCACAGACTCACCCAATCTAGTAATCTCATCAAACGGCATCTCATCTAAAGCCGCTGTGACATTATAAACTTGACCTGGGTCTGCCTCAAGATTATCTCCAATTGTCGCACAATCGTTTACAAGCAATAGCTGATACCCGGGATCACCATATCTCTTAACATCAAAACCGTCCTTTTTTACTTGTGCCTCGACTGTATCAATTACTTCATTAAATGGTTGTAATAAAGGCATTTTAGGCTTTGTTCCCATTATTTCCTGATGAGCCAAATAAGAATCAGCCCCATGATGCATTAAATTAGAAGTACCCCAATTAGCAGTCGTAGAGAATTTAAAGTCTCCTCTTTCTTCACCAATTGCATTCATTAATCCTAGTTTAATTAAATTTGGTATTTTAATTTGTGGAACCGCTTTAATGATATTTAAAGCAGTATTAGCCCCAATATCATCAGGACGTACCTTAGGCACATCGTCCATTGCGCCAACACCAAAACTATCTAAAACAATAACTCCAAACTTGCCCATATTACTTAACTCCTTTCGCTAATTCTCTTCCCTGTGTATCATACAAACCAATCAATTTTGGACTTCCAGTATGTAACCCTTTAACAAGTGCAACTGTACTTCTCGTTACGAACATCTGAGTTCTGCTTGACATTACTACTGGTAAACCAGATTTAAACTTTTTATTTAATTCTAAATAATAATCAATACTTGAGTTATCTAGTGGTAAAACTTCTGCAGACTCTACCTTATCGCCATCTTTGACAATCGCATTTTTGAGATGACCCCTGCGATAGTAACCACCACCATAGATAAAACTATGATCACCATAACTATGTGAAATTTCACTCACATAACAATAAGCAGGTTTTTCTGGCAAGTCCTTTGTTGCATGCATTGGTGTCGTCCCTGTAAGTGAGTGACCTGGCTCACCCTCTGTACCGCCTAATTCACTGATCAGCTTAATTGATTTAGTAGCAGTTGCTGACGGCAAGCTAACGACAGAACATTCAACTCCGTGCTTATTAAATAATTCTTTAGCCTTTTTTACAGTTTCCATATTCGATGTTGAATGATAATCACCAGTTTTTTCATCGAATAAAATGGCAGGAAATGTCGTTAGCCCGACAACTTTTACATTAGACAAATCTCTCAATTCACTTAATTGATTATCCAACTCATCCAGCGTAAATCCGCCAACCTGTCCTGGATAAATATCATCTTTAGTATCTTGAATCTTTAAAATTACTGGTTGAATTTTACCCACAGCCTTTGCGGCCTCATTCAAATCGACAGTATTTTCAAGTGAATACATCGTAAAATATTTAGTTCCATAGGAAATTATCTTTTTTAACAAAGCCTTAGGTGTTTGAACCAAATGTCCAACATTTCCTAAATTCAATCCATTTTCCATAAAAACTTCTGCTTCTCGAAAATCTACTACGACTGCATTTTCAATACCTGCTGATTGAATTTCTTTAGCTACAATAGGATTTCGACCCAATTGCTTAGTCATATAGAGTAATTCGACACCATATTTTTTAGCTTCAGCCACCATCTTAACTGTATTATCATGTATCATATCCAAATCAATTACGTAAGTGTCTGGCAGTATTTGACCCGTTTTATGTAATTCGAAAGCAAAGTCTATCAACTCCGGATTATGTTTTTCAAGCTGTTTCAAAAACATTGTTACTTCACCACCTTGCCAATACTGTTCTTTAATATGCGTACAATGGTATCTGCACCACATCTGTATGGATTAATACGAATTGTCGTTTTAAGTAATTCTGGATCATATTCTTTAAACGTTCCCGAAACTCTGTAAAACATCGGAATAATCTCATACTTAGACTCAGCCCCAACTGGATTTGGAGCAGCTCCAAGCGCATTAGTATACTTTAAGATTTCTTGAGCAATTGGCTTTTCAAATTCAACCAATAAGACCTTGGATTGGGCATTAGCCACATAAGCTGAAGCAATCCCTGATACTTCATTACTATTAAGTCTTTCAACCAACTCATTAACTACACGTGCCTGATTGGCTAAAGCAACCGGAGCATATGTTAGTCCTCGCAAAACATCTAGAGCCTCATGACCTTGAACTTGGGAACCACCAGAATAATTTTCCTTGCGTAATTTATCCAATTCCTCTTTGTTCCCAACGATACAGCCGATACCTTCGGGCCCAAGTAATTTAAATGTGGAGAAACAACTAAGTGATGCACCCAACTCAACACCAATTTTATTAACCTTCATAACGGCATAATTATCATCTGTGACGATGGGAATATTAGGATATCTTTCTTTAAGATACGAAATGACCTTTTCCATAGAATAAGAGTCACTAGGCTGTTGACGTGTATATTGAATCAAAATTGCCGAAATGCCTTTAGGTAAATCTTGATTTTCAATGTCGTTATAATCCACTGCCACTGTTTTAATGCCCATACTGTCAATCGAGACCTTAGTCGTTGGGTAAATTGGTGCTCGATGAACTAGTAATTGTTCACCAGGCTTTAAAACAGAGTGTAAAGCTAGTCGAATGGCTGACGTTCCGGATCCTCTGACTAACATTGCTGCTTCAGTACCAAAGAAATCAGCTAGAACTTCTTCAACCTTCTTGGTATATCTAGGTTGATTGAGACCCGGAACAACTCCCAAGTCACCTCGGCTCAATAATTCATTACCTTCAAAATGACGAGTCATTGCATCAACCAATTTGAATTGTTTATCGAGGGCAGCATCTATTGAGATGCTCTCCAAAGGATACGTTTTAAATTTAGGCATTGATATCACCATAGATTCTATGTGGATTTTCATTTAACATTTTATTAATGAATTCTTCAGAAACACCAGCTTCCTGAAGTTGAGGTACAAAGTTATCTAGTAAATATGAATAACCATTACCACCGTTTTCTTTTAAGTGTGATTTTCTTGTAATATCCATAGACATTACTACTTGATCAGCAAATCCTGCTGCTTCAATATCCTTAAGCATTTGAACCCTAATAGAATCTGCTAAATAGTTATTTTTTCCAATGGTATCGAATTCCACATTAATACCTGTCTTCAACATATCAATGACATAGTCAGAACTTGCTGATAAATCAACATGCCCAATTACAATCTTGCTCAGATCTGCATGGTTACGTACGAAGTAATTAACTTGTTCATGGCCTAATGTTCCAATTGATGTATGAGTACTGATTGGGCAACCAGTTTCTTTTTGTGCAATAACAGCAGCATCAAATACCTTGCCTTCGCCTTCAGTCCACTTACCTTTGGTAGTAGCAATTTCTCCAATAACTCCAGCCTTAACGTTTGTGCCCTTAATTCCGACTTGAATATCTTTAATCATTCCTTCTGCTAGTTGGTTAACTGACAATCTAAAAACTTCGACTGGTAGAAATGCATCTTGATAAAATCCGGTAGATTGAACAATATTGATTCCGGACTCTTCAGCAACTTTTTGTGCGTAAGGAATATTTCTTCCCATTCCTCGATTACTCATATCAATAACATTACGAACTCCTTTGGCATACAAGTCCTTAAATTCTTCAATTACAAGTCTTTGTGAATCAAGATGACAATCTTCATTATGCTTAACTTCCGACAAATCAATTGGAATATGTTCGTGTGAATAAACCATACCAGGTACTAACATGTGAAATTCCTCTTTCCTTTAATTTAAAAAATCATTATTACTCTTAAAATATTAAGTAGAACACCAAATGCAATTGTTGCGATAGGACCAACTGCCATATCTACTAATGGTTTCTTTGATTTCTTATTTAATAGCCAGAAACCAATAACCCAGAAGAAACCGATATTGGCAGCCATCTTATTACATGCGATAGCAGCACCTATTAACAGTGCAATTGCAATTGTATCTTGTAACGATGTTCTAATATGTTCACCCATATCTCTCAAACCAGGGAACTTATCCAATCCTTTAGCAGTTGCTGCTAATAATTGAACTTCAATCCACATCCAGACAAAACCGGCGATGAAAGCTACAATTGGTTGACCTTTCAGTAAAAGACCAAGTGCAAAGATAATTGTTGTTCCGGCCATACCGTAAACACCAGTTACGATGGCTGTTGAGAATACCAACGGAATGAAACCAATAGCACGAGCAAATGTAGCAATAGCTGCTTCCATAACTTGATTCTTAACTAACAATTGTTGTGGTAACACATCAACAGCAATAATTAACATACTTGATGCAGCTGTAATTAAACCACCCATAATTGATAGCCAGATCCAGTTACCTTTGATACGACCAACACGTTTTGAGAACACATTGACTAGACTCGCATTAGAATTCCCATCGCCTTTAATTTGTGCAGCGAAGTAAATCATACATACCATTGCAACTAACAAAGCCATACCAATGGCATTTAATGTAATTGTGTAACCATTTACTTTGAAAGTACCAAACTTCGTAGCTAATAAGTAAGCCAAGAATGTTAAACCAAATGTGATGAAACCTTTCTTGGGATTGTGTTGACTTGCAACAGCAAGTGCTGGAAACGCACAAAATGCTAACAAAATTGGACCGCTCATTAATGAAAGTGCAGGCAAGAAATTAAATGGTAACATCTTGAACATTGCAACAATTGAAGAAAGTCCAAATAGCAAACCTGCACCATAGATGGCACCTACGATACCAGCTAAAGCTGTACCCCATTTGTTGTCTGGAGTCCATGTACCAATAACATCGGCTGCCAGTAAAATACTATGGGCAACCAGAATTGTTGACCCAATTGAAACAGGAATACCAAAACCAATGATTAAACCAAAACTGACGGCAAAACTGGTAGCAGCCAATTCTTTTCTAGTAATCTTGCCTTCAATATATTCAGGCATGATGGGTCTCAACCCATCGTTAAAAACGGCAATACCACGATTGGCTAGGATTGATCCGACACCACCAACGGCAGCAATTAATATGTAATTAATCAGCGTAGTAACATTCATTGTTATACCTTCCTTTATTTGTTTTCAATATACTGTATATTGTATATTGAAAGATAGATAAACAGAGTTAAATTATTTCACTAAATATTTCACTAAAATTGGTAGTACAGTATCCTTAGTATTAATGGTAAAACCAAATGCTACTTTACCTTTATTATTAATTTGATCCGCAATTTCTTCTTCGGATAACACTTTTGATGGTGACGCTACAGTAACTGTTTTATCTGACCCTAGAAGTGCCGTTGCCATTGCCAATGCTCCACCAGCTCCTGTTTCACATGCACCAATATAATAATCTGCTTCTCCAGCTTGGATTGACATTGCTGCTTCAAGATCATTCTTAACAGTTATTTCAACATCCTTATCACCAATCATTTTTTTCAAATCAGCTTCAATCTCATCTTTACCCATTTGACCACCGATTACAATTTTAATCATTTTGATTCCTCCTTAATATGTTCAAAACATGTAGCAAAATATATTTCGTCTCACCTTCTGTGAATTCTACTGGTGATTTTGATTTTAAATCATTCCAGACAGATCTCGCAACTTTGTACTCTGGTTTCCCAGAAACTTGTTGCCACAATTCATCTGGCATTTCATCAACCTTCTTATTTTCAAACATACGGTTAATTGCCACTGATAGATGAATCAATAGCATTTCATTATCATTACTGTAATAATTTTTCAAAAAATAATCATCGACATCTGTTAAAAAGTCAAAGGAGTCCTGATCCAACTTTCCCAGTCTGTGCAGTACCTTCAACTTCTCTTCAGTAGTTTCTTTCATTTCTGTCACCTCCTAATATTCGGGTAAAATTTCACCAGAAATTACTGCTTTTTGAACAGATGTAATCTTATCAATATCGGCATATCTTTGAACAATTTCCTTAATAAATGTATTACCCTTTTTACATAATAATGCTGCGCTTGATGACTTTTTAACTAATTCACTATCAATCGGACTGTACGAAACTGGATAATTTTTTTCTTCGACTTCATCCCGGTTCCAAATTGCGGCATCAATACTTCCATTTTCAATTCTTTGAACAATTTGGTTATAAGGTGTCTCAATCATTTTTACATCATGATTTTTAACGATTTCCTGCGTCAGAATTTTGTAATCGATTGAGTATGAATCAACACCAATGCTCATGCCATCGTATATAAAGTCATTTCTGCCTTTCTTATGTACAATAACATGCTCTGAAACGTAAGTTTTTTGTGGAAGTAATGTGACAAGGTCAACATCATTGTGTTTTACTAGATAATCGGCTGTTAGCCCTGAAGTAACTATAAAGTCATAACGATTACTATTTAATCCATTCAAACGATTTATAGAGCCATTAACATAAGCTAAATTTAAATTCAATTTCTTATCTTCAAATGACTTATAAAAGCCAGTGCTTAAACCCTCGTAATATTTCGTATATGGTAATGGCATAGCGCAAACGATATTTCTATCATCAAGATAGTTCAACAACTTATCCTGATCTTGATCTACTAGATACGTTCCCATATGTCCTTTGGATACAGTGACGATTGCCTTATCAGTCTTCAAAGTCTCTAATGCACTTTGCATCGTTCCTCTTGAGGTATTAGTTTCGTTACACAACTCATCAACAGTTGGAACTTTATCGCCTACTCCCAATGTAAAAAACTTCTTTGCTAGATAGATCAAAGCAATACCTTTTTTTTGATATTGTATTTCTCGCATTATTACATCTCTTTCCCAATATACGGTTTTTAATATATTGCTTTCAACGACATTAGTGTAAGCCCTTGCATAATTTATGTCAATATATTTTTTACCATAACCTGTATATCCATATTATTTTCTTAACATATCTATTAGAACATACAAAAAAGGAATCATACAAATGTTTGTATGATTCTCTTCTAAATATATTTCACATCGAGCACTCACAACAAGTTTGTTAACTGTTTAATAAATTCTTCATAAGTCCTAGCTTTAACTAATTCTGCAATATTTTTAGGATCCACTGCAATTTGTGATAAATCATCAAAGATGTTTCTATATGATTGTTTATTCTCCTTATTAACCGCCAACAAAAACATTAAATTAACTTCATGATTATCTTCATTCCACAAAATACCTTTTGGAGCAATAACAACATACCCTTGTGTCTTCAAGGCAATCATTTGCATAGAATGTGGTATTGCCACGCGTCCAAAAGCCGTACTTGACATATTCTCGCGAGCTTTTAACTTGTCAGAAAATTTTTCAGGAATAACATTTTTACTCTCCAGTTCATCACATACGGTCTGAAAAATATCATCCCTCTCAACCTTATCATCTACTACTTTAAAATTATCCTTCGGGAAAAACCTTTCCAAATTACTTGTAAAATTAATTTTCTGCTGCTGATGTTTATGACTTTCGATCAATTGATTAATACGTTTGTAATCTGCTTGAGTCATAAACTGCGAAATATTAGCATGATTTATTCCTGGCAACTGATATTCTGAATTAACTTGAATCACAAAATCAACTTTACGTGGATAATCTTTCTCATTTATCATTTCAGGAGTATGAACAACACTCCCAATAACCATATCTTGACTAAAAAGTCGTTCCAACCTGCTAGCAAAATCATCTGTATCATTTTGATAATCAGGCATTAAAACAACAACGTACAGCTTATGTAAATCATTTATATACTCTGACACTGCATTACCAATATGCATTGCAATATAAGCAATTTCGTCGTCCTCCAAAGTAACATGTTCTATTTCTTCCATTCGATTAGAAATCAAAACTGCACATTCATAAATAATAGGAGAAGACTTTCTTATACTTGCAGTCATTGGATTACGCTCAACATATCCTCGTGAGGAACGCTCAAGCAGACGCTGAATATGAATGGCAAATTGCTCTCTAAAATTCAAAACTCTCAAATCAATATTTAGCATCGAATTAACATACTTTATTAAATCGTCAACCAACACGACAGTACTATGTTTAACTGTATCTTCCAAATTCCGATGCTTACGCGTAATAGAAAATTGGATAATCAACTTTAAACTTTTTCGTTCCGCATCAGAAAATTTAATTTTTTCATTGTCTTCAACACTATCAATTAACTTATTTCCAAACTCTGTTTCCTGAATTACCTTTTCATCCGAAAGTAAATCAGATTTTAATTCATATTTCGTTTTTCCTTCGGTATTCTGCGGTTGATAGCCGTTCTTAACTCTATGGGTAGCAATCGCTATATGTAACAGAATATTATTGAAGTCAAATGTATTCAAATAAATATTTTCTAATTGAGTTAATCTTCTTATTGAATTTGAAATCTGAACTACGTCTATATCAGGGAAACTTTCTTGAATAGTCTTCGTTCCAATGAATGTCTGCTTTGATTCACGGTACAGAATATCACTGATTAATCGTCTCTTATTCATTTCACTACCGATTAGGGCCCAGTCATCACCACTCTGCTTCAATTCCAATTCAAAAGGCTTAACGTACTGCTGAATCTCCCGGAAAAGTTTAACTACTGTGGATTCACTTAAATATAGTTGATCTGCTACATCGTACAAATTTAACTTTTTCTGTTGAGTAAACTCATTAGTCAAAACTCGTTTAATACTTTCGTAATCTGAATTGTCATTGTTGGTACTATTTACTTTTTTCTGGTTAAATTTATACCCTTTATTGCTAACAAAAATAGCTGTAGCATCGATTAAATCTTTTGCGTAGCGTTTAATACTACGTTGAGATACACCAATTACCACAGCTAATTCGTTAGAGGTATGCCATCCAGGGTTATTTTGTAAATAGTCCCATAATTCTTTCTTATGGTCTTTACGCAAATAACTCATCTCCGTATACGTCTTTTATATTTCTTTTCCATTTGATGAAATAACATTCTTATACCAATAGTAGCTGTCCTTCAATAAACGCTTACCACTACCATTACCTTCATCATCTTTATCTACATAGATAAATCCATAGCGTTTGGACATTTGTTGTGATGAACAACTAACAATATCAATTGGACCCCATGCACAGTATGCAATAACTTTTGCACCGTCATGAATTGCTCTACCGACTTGTTCGATATGCTCACTCAAATAATCTGAACGGTAATCATCATGAATCTTACCATCCTCCACTTTGTCATACATACCGATACCATTTTCAGCAATAATAATTGGCTTTTGATAACGATCCCAATACTGACTAAGCGTGTTGTATAGACCTTGTGGATCCACGGCCCATCCCCATGGACTTTCCTTCAAATAAGGGTTCTTACTATTATCCGATGGACGATACTCGTTCTTTGAGGCATCAACCATCTTGGAGTAATAGTAAGAAATTGCTAAGAAGTCCATATGGTTATCTGCTAATAGTTTCATATCGTCATCTTTAATATCAAGTTTGTCACCGCGTTCAGCAAAATAGTTCTTAGCATACTCAGGATAATATCCACGGAATTGAACATCAGTGAAGAAATATTGTAAACGATTTTGACGCATTGCTAAAATCACATCATCAGGTTTACAACTGGCTGGATAAGCAGTCCCATCCGCAACCATAGTACCAATTTGAATGTCTGGATTATTTAATGATTTGGCATATTGTTTAATCCATGCAGCAGCAACCATTTGATTATGAACAGCTTGATACAAGGCTTCTTCTTCATTCTCATACTGATCAGCACAGACTCCGACAGATAGGAATGGTTCAATTTGAACCATGTTAATTTGATTTACAACAATCCAATATTTAACTTTCTTACCAAACCAGTCTAATAATGTTTTTCCGAATTTCTCAAACATTGGAATAACTTCTCTGTTAGGCCATCCACCATACTTAACAGTTATGTTGATTGGAGTTTCATAATGGTTCATCGTGATAATTGGTTCAATACCCAAATCAAGCATGGCATCAATCATTTTATTGTAATGTTCTAGCGAACTCTTATTGGGCTCAGAATCATCACCATTAGGGAAAATACGTGACCAATCTAATGAAGTTCTAAGTGTTTTGAATCCCATATCAGCCAAAAGTTTTAAATCATCAGGATACGTATGGTAGAAATCAATTCCAAAACGTTTTGGATAATAATTCTTAGTATCATGCATATTAGCTTTCACTTGCTCTAATTGCATACCTTGAGTTTCTAGCTCTTGAATTTTTTCATTAGATAATCCTTTTAAATACGGTTGGACATCAGATGAATTCAATCCTTTACCATCTTCTTTGTAAGCACCATCAGCCTGACTGGCTGCTTGAGCACCACCCCAAAGAAAGTTATCTGGGAAATATGGATATCTGCTATCTTTCATAATTTATCTCCTTATCTAGTTTTTTGATCGCGCTTTTCAAATACTGTAATCAAGTGTTTGGCAAAATTATATTCACTCATAATAGTCATTAAAGTATCTTGGGCATGTGTAAATAACACTGAATACTTAACTTCTTCGCCTTCTGCTTCTTCCTGAAGTTTCTTAGTTTGCAATCTATGTGCAATAACTAACTTTTCGTCAGCTTTTTTTATATTTTCTTTTGCAGAAATGTAATTGAAATCTCCGATGTCATCTAATGCATTAGCTATAAATGCTCGGGCATCACCGGCATTAATAATAATTTCCATCGTATCTTTGACTGATTTATTATCAAACTCTTCCTCTGCCATAAGATGTCTTCCTCCTAAAAATAAAATCTTTTAATTTCGTGCTGCTTCTTCTTGAAGAACTTGTCCATCATAAACTTTAAAGAATGGGAACCAGATTAACCATGCGACTACAAAGATAATTGCCATTAAAATGATTGCACCAACTGATGGGCTAACAATCCATGTTGAAATTGGAAATGGAATGTACCACATCTGCATTAATGCCTTTGGAATTGCGGCCAAGCCCATCTTTAAACCAAGCCAAGTAATAATTGGAATAACAATACCGTTGATCCATAGAGGAATCATCAAGTATGGGTTCCAAACAACAGTACCAAAAACAAGTGGTTCATTTATATTGAATAATGATGGAACAATACAAGCCTTACCTAGTGCTTTTAAACGTTGAGATTTAGCCATCAACAACATCATTAAAGCTAAAGGCATGGTACATCCAACACCACCAATCCATGCCCAACCACTGTAAATAACTTCACTAGTGAAGACATGAGTTGCAGGATTGCCAGCAGCAACTGCAGCAACATTAGCTGCAATGCCACCAAGCATTAATGGTTGAGTGACTGGAGAAAGTACCCAACCAGATATACCCATTGAATAAATAAAACAGTCTAAGAACAAAATGAATGTAAATCCATAAATTGTATCTGCTCCTGATGCTAAAGGTGCGAATATCGATTGAATTGCGTTATACATATTAAAATGTGCTACATCTACTAATAGCCAACCAAATATAATAATAATTCCAATAGGTAACATAGAATCAAACCATGATGTTACAAAATCCGGAATCACTGTATCTTCACTAAAGAATGAAAATCTTCCAAAAGCCTCCATTATCAAACTGACAAAAATAGCAACAATAATGGCGACAAACATACCACCTGCACCAAATTCACTAAAACTAAATGAAGCTGTAGCTCCTGAATTAGTGAACTTTGGATTAATTAACATCATAAACAAAGCGACAGATGTTAATCCAGCGATAATACGCTGTTTTTTAAGCTTCTTATATTCCATATAGTTGAATGGAACCAGAAACGCAACAAAAATTGATAATAGTCCAAAAGTAAAGTTGCTTACCGGTGTAAAATCAGGCCACCAATTCCAGAAATTTCCAGGAATATTTAGCAAACTAACTACTGAACCAACA contains:
- a CDS encoding YhfT family protein, which codes for MNVTTLINYILIAAVGGVGSILANRGIAVFNDGLRPIMPEYIEGKITRKELAATSFAVSFGLIIGFGIPVSIGSTILVAHSILLAADVIGTWTPDNKWGTALAGIVGAIYGAGLLFGLSSIVAMFKMLPFNFLPALSLMSGPILLAFCAFPALAVASQHNPKKGFITFGLTFLAYLLATKFGTFKVNGYTITLNAIGMALLVAMVCMIYFAAQIKGDGNSNASLVNVFSKRVGRIKGNWIWLSIMGGLITAASSMLIIAVDVLPQQLLVKNQVMEAAIATFARAIGFIPLVFSTAIVTGVYGMAGTTIIFALGLLLKGQPIVAFIAGFVWMWIEVQLLAATAKGLDKFPGLRDMGEHIRTSLQDTIAIALLIGAAIACNKMAANIGFFWVIGFWLLNKKSKKPLVDMAVGPIATIAFGVLLNILRVIMIF
- a CDS encoding dihydrofolate reductase family protein gives rise to the protein MARKVILFIAETLDGFIAETDGNIDFLIDSDFTSGETTDREYERLTKHIDTVVMGRKTYEQVANKLSPNNYPYDSFENYILTTHPTESLGNINFIRDNVVDLVEMLKSQPSKKDVWIIGGSSIIAPLVNSDLIDSYQIGIVPIVLGSGIPLFSDKTKFKEFNLESAKKVNGIAYLTYSK
- a CDS encoding YhfX family PLP-dependent enzyme, which gives rise to MFLKQLEKHNPELIDFAFELHKTGQILPDTYVIDLDMIHDNTVKMVAEAKKYGVELLYMTKQLGRNPIVAKEIQSAGIENAVVVDFREAEVFMENGLNLGNVGHLVQTPKALLKKIISYGTKYFTMYSLENTVDLNEAAKAVGKIQPVILKIQDTKDDIYPGQVGGFTLDELDNQLSELRDLSNVKVVGLTTFPAILFDEKTGDYHSTSNMETVKKAKELFNKHGVECSVVSLPSATATKSIKLISELGGTEGEPGHSLTGTTPMHATKDLPEKPAYCYVSEISHSYGDHSFIYGGGYYRRGHLKNAIVKDGDKVESAEVLPLDNSSIDYYLELNKKFKSGLPVVMSSRTQMFVTRSTVALVKGLHTGSPKLIGLYDTQGRELAKGVK
- a CDS encoding phosphopentomutase; its protein translation is MGKFGVIVLDSFGVGAMDDVPKVRPDDIGANTALNIIKAVPQIKIPNLIKLGLMNAIGEERGDFKFSTTANWGTSNLMHHGADSYLAHQEIMGTKPKMPLLQPFNEVIDTVEAQVKKDGFDVKRYGDPGYQLLLVNDCATIGDNLEADPGQVYNVTAALDEMPFDEITRLGESVRSVVKVSRVIAFGGREVTLKDILKALKIEHEKYVGVSAPESGVYNVDYHVIHLGYGINPKVQLPQILHRSDIDVALVGKTSDIINVDTDRKFPGVDTNYLFDKFIEQSKDMKNGLLFMNIQETDLAGHAEDPVSYADVLEKADKKLEEVLPLYTGDDILIVMADHGDDPTIGFTLHTRERTPLLIYKEGTHNKYVGDRATLSDVGATGADYFGVEAPENGKSFLHRIIDGTDIGD
- a CDS encoding phosphotriesterase family protein codes for the protein MLVPGMVYSHEHIPIDLSEVKHNEDCHLDSQRLVIEEFKDLYAKGVRNVIDMSNRGMGRNIPYAQKVAEESGINIVQSTGFYQDAFLPVEVFRLSVNQLAEGMIKDIQVGIKGTNVKAGVIGEIATTKGKWTEGEGKVFDAAVIAQKETGCPISTHTSIGTLGHEQVNYFVRNHADLSKIVIGHVDLSASSDYVIDMLKTGINVEFDTIGKNNYLADSIRVQMLKDIEAAGFADQVVMSMDITRKSHLKENGGNGYSYLLDNFVPQLQEAGVSEEFINKMLNENPHRIYGDINA
- a CDS encoding aminotransferase class V-fold PLP-dependent enzyme codes for the protein MPKFKTYPLESISIDAALDKQFKLVDAMTRHFEGNELLSRGDLGVVPGLNQPRYTKKVEEVLADFFGTEAAMLVRGSGTSAIRLALHSVLKPGEQLLVHRAPIYPTTKVSIDSMGIKTVAVDYNDIENQDLPKGISAILIQYTRQQPSDSYSMEKVISYLKERYPNIPIVTDDNYAVMKVNKIGVELGASLSCFSTFKLLGPEGIGCIVGNKEELDKLRKENYSGGSQVQGHEALDVLRGLTYAPVALANQARVVNELVERLNSNEVSGIASAYVANAQSKVLLVEFEKPIAQEILKYTNALGAAPNPVGAESKYEIIPMFYRVSGTFKEYDPELLKTTIRINPYRCGADTIVRILKNSIGKVVK